A genomic region of Herbaspirillum sp. DW155 contains the following coding sequences:
- a CDS encoding TonB-dependent receptor: protein MHFNFLRLSTLSTLIALAYGTLSLPACAQSQSVAATPSSSTGVQDSADSPASTAALPTISVSSERLDRARNGILVETGSSAYHIGPKDIQALPQGENTPFNELLLQAPGVAQDSYGQLHVRGDHANLQYRLNGILLPESISGFGQTLDTRFVDSVNLLTGALPAQYGYRTAGIVDIRTKTAGLTPGGDIGVVMGSNNTRQVNGQANGIVNGISYYVTGSLDANNLGIENPTGSSSALHDRTTQSKAFGYFSYLINPDTRLSLILANTNSHFQIPNTAGQTPSFNVAGGNVASENLNETQNEITRYGILSLQGVIGEDIDYQIAAFSRYTSVKFQPDTLGDLMYTGVSTQVARAGLANGLQADGSYRLNDRHTLRSGISYTHETLTNSNQSLTLPTDANGNQSSDTPIAISDGNRKITTEVGVYLQDEWKITDALTLNYGARFDQLNAYVTGSQLSPRIGVVYQLNERTTLHAGYARYFTPPTSELIAASTINSFANTTGAPPTNGNDAVQPERSNTYDVGVSHKLSNHFTLGVDGYYKQITNLLDEGQFGSALLYTPFNYSQGKIYGVELTLNYRKDDLAAYFNLARATALGKNIASSQYNFGQDELDYIANHWVHLDHDQAITISAGASYVDHDTTYSGSVVSGSGLRSGFANTDHLPYYTSVNLSVAHEFRDSPIGHATVRLSAINVLDSVYEIRDGSGIGVGAPQYGQRRGLYLAMTKHF from the coding sequence ATGCATTTCAATTTCTTGCGGCTCAGCACCCTGAGCACGCTGATCGCCCTTGCCTACGGCACCCTTTCGCTGCCTGCCTGCGCGCAATCCCAATCCGTTGCGGCTACGCCATCAAGCAGTACCGGCGTGCAGGACAGCGCTGATTCCCCGGCCAGTACCGCTGCTTTGCCCACCATTTCGGTTTCTTCCGAACGCCTCGACCGCGCGCGCAATGGCATCCTGGTTGAAACCGGAAGCAGCGCCTATCACATCGGCCCCAAGGATATCCAGGCCTTGCCGCAGGGCGAAAACACGCCCTTCAATGAGTTGCTGCTGCAAGCACCCGGCGTGGCCCAGGATTCGTATGGTCAGTTGCACGTGCGTGGCGACCACGCCAACCTGCAATATCGTCTCAACGGCATCCTGCTGCCGGAAAGCATTTCCGGTTTTGGACAAACGCTGGATACCCGCTTCGTCGATAGCGTCAACCTGCTCACCGGTGCTCTGCCTGCGCAATACGGCTATCGCACCGCCGGCATCGTCGATATCCGTACCAAGACTGCAGGCCTGACACCGGGCGGGGATATCGGCGTGGTCATGGGCAGCAACAACACGCGCCAGGTCAATGGCCAGGCCAATGGCATCGTCAACGGCATCAGCTATTACGTCACCGGTTCGCTGGATGCCAATAATCTGGGCATCGAGAATCCCACCGGTTCTTCCTCGGCATTGCATGACCGCACCACGCAGAGCAAGGCGTTCGGCTATTTCTCCTACCTGATCAATCCTGATACGCGCCTGAGCCTGATCCTGGCCAACACCAACAGTCACTTCCAGATTCCCAACACGGCGGGGCAGACGCCGAGCTTCAATGTCGCTGGCGGCAACGTCGCCTCAGAGAACCTGAACGAAACCCAGAATGAAATCACCCGCTACGGCATCCTGTCGTTGCAGGGCGTGATCGGCGAGGACATCGATTACCAGATCGCCGCCTTCAGCCGCTATACGAGCGTGAAGTTCCAGCCCGACACGCTGGGTGACCTGATGTACACGGGCGTGTCGACCCAGGTCGCGCGCGCGGGCCTGGCCAATGGCCTGCAGGCCGATGGCAGTTATCGTCTCAACGACCGTCACACTTTGCGCAGCGGCATTTCCTATACCCATGAAACCCTGACCAACAGCAATCAGTCTCTGACCTTGCCGACCGACGCCAACGGCAACCAGAGCAGTGACACCCCCATCGCCATCAGCGACGGCAACCGCAAGATCACCACCGAAGTGGGTGTGTATCTGCAGGACGAATGGAAGATCACTGACGCGTTGACGCTCAATTACGGCGCCCGCTTCGACCAGTTGAATGCCTACGTCACCGGCAGCCAGTTGAGTCCGCGTATCGGCGTGGTGTATCAGCTCAATGAGCGCACCACCTTGCATGCCGGCTATGCCCGCTACTTCACGCCACCCACCAGCGAACTGATCGCGGCCAGCACCATCAACAGCTTCGCCAATACCACCGGCGCACCGCCCACCAACGGCAACGATGCGGTGCAGCCGGAGCGTTCCAATACCTATGACGTGGGCGTGAGCCACAAGCTGAGCAATCACTTCACGCTGGGTGTGGATGGCTATTACAAGCAGATCACCAACCTGCTCGATGAAGGGCAGTTCGGTTCGGCCTTGCTCTATACGCCGTTCAATTATTCACAGGGCAAGATCTATGGTGTTGAGCTGACGCTGAACTATCGCAAGGATGATCTGGCGGCGTATTTCAACCTCGCGCGCGCGACCGCATTGGGCAAGAACATCGCATCGAGCCAATACAATTTCGGCCAGGATGAACTCGACTACATTGCCAATCACTGGGTTCACCTGGATCACGATCAGGCGATCACGATATCGGCCGGCGCCTCCTATGTGGACCATGACACCACCTATAGCGGCAGCGTGGTATCGGGTAGCGGCCTGCGCAGCGGCTTTGCCAATACCGACCATCTGCCGTATTACACCAGCGTCAATCTGTCGGTAGCGCATGAGTTCAGGGATTCGCCGATTGGTCATGCGACGGTACGCCTGAGTGCCATCAACGTGCTGGATTCGGTGTATGAAATCCGCGATGGCAGTGGTATCGGCGTGGGGGCACCGCAGTATGGGCAGCGGCGTGGATTGTATCTGGCCATGACCAAGCACTTCTGA
- a CDS encoding LysR family transcriptional regulator: protein MTLKQLEAFYWAATCANFAIAAERLHLSVSSLSKRISELEVSLGMPLFDRSAHRALLNEAGQALLPRAQALLDNAATVRATFAPSAGLVGRCAFGVGELSALTWLPQFIAQVRREHPQLTLEPYVDVGSVLESRVARGELDFAIIAGRSSHYDILSQPLSQAQFIWVAAPALAASSKPPSLRSAVDLLHAGQPMIVLPPSAGTTRLIDDWLLQHGITAVERINCNNWGAIAGMLIASVGIGILPAGWSQKLIDQSLLEPLIDSELPASLSYSFQWRRGDNRPLLDQLRRLCTQCVDFTVDMSRPLSA from the coding sequence ATGACCTTGAAGCAACTCGAAGCGTTCTACTGGGCAGCCACCTGCGCCAACTTTGCGATCGCCGCCGAACGCCTGCATTTATCGGTCTCTTCTCTGTCCAAGCGGATTTCCGAGCTGGAGGTATCGCTGGGCATGCCTCTGTTCGACCGCAGTGCTCATCGCGCCTTGCTCAACGAAGCCGGGCAGGCTCTGCTGCCGCGGGCGCAGGCGCTGCTTGACAACGCCGCGACCGTTCGCGCCACCTTCGCCCCCTCTGCCGGACTGGTGGGGCGTTGCGCCTTTGGTGTTGGTGAACTCAGCGCGCTGACCTGGCTACCGCAGTTCATCGCCCAGGTCCGCAGAGAGCATCCCCAACTGACGCTTGAGCCTTACGTCGATGTCGGTTCCGTTCTGGAAAGCCGCGTCGCCAGAGGCGAACTCGATTTCGCGATCATTGCGGGACGCTCATCGCACTACGACATCTTGTCGCAGCCGCTGAGCCAGGCGCAATTCATCTGGGTTGCGGCACCTGCGCTGGCGGCATCGAGCAAGCCGCCGTCATTGCGCAGTGCGGTCGATCTGCTGCATGCCGGCCAGCCGATGATTGTTCTGCCACCGTCCGCGGGAACCACACGGCTGATCGATGACTGGCTCCTGCAGCATGGCATCACTGCCGTTGAGCGCATCAATTGCAATAACTGGGGGGCCATTGCCGGCATGCTCATTGCGTCGGTCGGCATCGGCATCCTTCCGGCAGGCTGGAGTCAAAAGCTGATTGACCAGTCCCTGCTCGAGCCGCTCATCGACTCGGAACTGCCGGCATCACTCAGCTATTCTTTCCAGTGGCGGCGTGGCGACAACCGTCCATTGCTCGACCAGCTCCGCCGGCTTTGCACGCAATGTGTCGATTTCACCGTCGATATGTCACGGCCCCTGTCGGCCTGA
- the lhgO gene encoding L-2-hydroxyglutarate oxidase — protein sequence MNKKRYAVIGGGINGLAVARQLMLDFPDAAVTVFEKESSVASHQSSHNSGVVHAGLYYEPGGLKARLCRRGVALIREYCQQNGLPYDECGKVVVALQEEEIPRLHAIYRKAQANGVPDVRLVGADELREIEPNCIGLSALHSPRTAIVSYGQIATTIAAEIKARGGRICLNSSVGRLIERNAEVRVEFSNGEVFDSGFDQVIACAGLQSDRLARRSGDEATPRIVPFFGQYYVIDEAFKSHVKGLIYPVPDPRFPFLGVHFTKRIDGQMTIGPNAFISLGRENYDGRSINLSDILSFAGYPGFWKFAARNWAATFRELKTVVSEASFVREAARYVPSLAEVGIVPAVRGIRAQAMESNGALVDDFVIRQHGNITHIRNAPSPGATSSLAIAEYIVREVMKH from the coding sequence ATGAACAAAAAGCGTTATGCGGTGATTGGTGGGGGAATCAATGGTCTGGCCGTCGCGCGTCAACTGATGCTGGATTTTCCCGACGCCGCAGTGACGGTATTCGAGAAGGAATCCAGTGTCGCCAGTCATCAGTCCAGCCACAACTCGGGAGTGGTCCACGCCGGTTTGTACTATGAACCTGGCGGACTCAAGGCGCGGCTTTGCCGACGCGGCGTCGCACTGATTCGCGAGTATTGCCAGCAGAACGGGCTGCCCTATGACGAGTGCGGCAAAGTGGTGGTGGCGCTGCAAGAGGAAGAGATTCCGCGCCTGCACGCCATTTATCGAAAAGCGCAGGCCAACGGTGTTCCTGATGTACGACTGGTCGGCGCAGATGAGCTGCGCGAGATCGAGCCGAACTGCATCGGCTTGAGTGCCCTGCATTCGCCCAGAACGGCCATCGTCAGTTACGGGCAGATCGCCACCACCATCGCCGCGGAAATCAAGGCGCGTGGCGGTCGCATTTGCCTCAATTCATCCGTTGGACGATTGATCGAGCGCAACGCCGAAGTGCGGGTCGAATTTTCCAACGGCGAAGTGTTCGATTCGGGATTCGATCAGGTCATTGCCTGTGCAGGCTTGCAGTCGGATCGTTTGGCCCGCCGCTCCGGCGACGAGGCGACGCCGCGCATCGTGCCTTTCTTTGGTCAGTATTACGTGATCGATGAGGCATTCAAGTCGCATGTGAAGGGCCTGATCTATCCGGTGCCGGACCCGCGCTTTCCCTTCCTGGGGGTTCATTTCACCAAGCGCATCGATGGTCAGATGACCATCGGTCCGAACGCCTTCATCTCCCTGGGCCGCGAAAACTATGACGGACGCAGCATCAACCTGAGCGACATCCTCAGTTTTGCCGGTTACCCCGGTTTCTGGAAGTTTGCCGCCCGCAACTGGGCGGCGACCTTTCGTGAGTTGAAGACCGTGGTCAGCGAAGCCAGCTTTGTCCGCGAGGCGGCCCGGTATGTTCCGTCGCTGGCCGAGGTCGGCATTGTTCCGGCGGTGCGGGGGATTCGCGCGCAAGCCATGGAGTCCAATGGGGCACTGGTGGACGATTTCGTGATCCGTCAACACGGCAATATCACGCACATCCGCAACGCCCCCTCTCCGGGCGCTACCTCCTCGCTGGCCATTGCGGAATACATCGTCCGCGAAGTCATGAAGCACTAA
- a CDS encoding MFS transporter, with amino-acid sequence MNIQKNEQETPTQSKRRLRKVAAATIVGSMLEWYDFYLYATMASIVFSKIFFNAADPTTASLQAFATFAIGFVARPIGGLFFGYFGDRYGRKRMLFVTFCMMGLCTTAIGLLPSYATAGVWSPLCLVIIRIVQGLGAGAELAGAAVTSYEHAADNKKGRQGAWPALGLNLGLLLSSLTVYLLTVNGEQFMLAGGWRIPFLLSFLLVIVGLWVRRSLPETPEYQQFEEHHQHKRPFRELWKTNTKGLAVVFFVAIGYNALSYIFKTFSLAYLTQFKGVSASVTSLSVTLASLVAIFSVPLFGYLCDRFSSKKVLIVGGVLSALFAYPFMQLLGTGQSVPIYMALIIGTGLLAPMMFAPQGSFLSRQFAVQSRSTGVGSAREIGTAIAGGIAPLWALSMVARSASHDTKGVALILTCSGILVAFAACFDQGYRFNRHKN; translated from the coding sequence GTGAATATTCAAAAGAACGAACAGGAAACCCCCACGCAGAGCAAACGCCGTCTGCGCAAAGTGGCCGCCGCCACCATCGTCGGCTCGATGCTGGAGTGGTACGACTTTTATCTGTATGCGACGATGGCCTCCATCGTCTTCAGCAAGATATTCTTCAATGCCGCTGATCCGACGACGGCCTCGCTACAAGCCTTTGCGACCTTTGCCATCGGCTTTGTGGCGCGACCGATAGGCGGGTTGTTCTTCGGTTACTTCGGTGACCGCTATGGGCGCAAGCGCATGCTGTTCGTGACGTTTTGCATGATGGGCTTGTGCACGACAGCCATCGGTCTGCTGCCGTCCTACGCCACCGCCGGTGTCTGGTCACCCTTGTGTCTGGTGATCATCCGCATCGTACAGGGGCTGGGGGCCGGCGCCGAACTGGCCGGCGCGGCAGTGACCTCGTACGAACACGCGGCCGACAACAAGAAGGGCCGACAGGGTGCGTGGCCGGCTCTGGGGCTGAACCTGGGCCTGTTGCTATCGTCGCTGACGGTGTATCTGCTGACCGTCAATGGCGAGCAGTTCATGCTTGCCGGTGGCTGGCGCATTCCTTTTCTGCTGAGCTTCCTGCTGGTCATCGTTGGTCTGTGGGTGCGCAGGAGTTTGCCGGAAACGCCGGAGTATCAGCAGTTCGAGGAACACCATCAACATAAGCGCCCCTTCCGCGAATTGTGGAAGACCAATACCAAGGGGCTAGCCGTCGTGTTCTTCGTCGCCATCGGTTACAACGCGCTGAGCTATATCTTCAAGACCTTTTCACTGGCCTATCTGACGCAGTTCAAGGGCGTCTCCGCCAGCGTGACCTCCCTGTCGGTGACCCTGGCCAGCCTGGTTGCCATCTTCAGCGTGCCGCTCTTTGGCTATCTGTGTGACCGGTTCAGCAGCAAGAAGGTGCTCATCGTCGGCGGCGTGCTGTCGGCCTTGTTCGCCTATCCCTTCATGCAGTTGCTGGGCACCGGCCAGAGCGTCCCGATCTATATGGCCTTGATCATCGGCACGGGGTTGCTGGCACCGATGATGTTTGCGCCGCAGGGCTCTTTCCTCAGTCGCCAGTTTGCCGTGCAGAGCCGCTCGACGGGGGTCGGTTCGGCGCGCGAAATCGGCACCGCCATCGCCGGTGGTATCGCGCCCCTGTGGGCGCTGTCCATGGTCGCCAGGTCAGCGTCGCACGACACCAAAGGCGTGGCGCTGATCCTGACGTGCTCGGGCATTCTGGTCGCATTCGCAGCATGCTTCGACCAGGGGTATCGATTCAATCGTCACAAGAACTGA
- a CDS encoding CesT family type III secretion system chaperone: protein MEKDNPYRRLLDDLCQRVNISTSDHREDFYYVADIKVDDVDFSLMPGSDDNAGALLFFSDFGLIPVEFETIAMRRLLEANLVMMGVGRPNFGINFSTGHVLLSGAVQIAGMDGEKLLAMLRHYASKANTWRQSYFMLDEERQKTASSSPERNRMLKQFERASTNF, encoded by the coding sequence ATGGAAAAAGACAATCCATATCGGCGCTTGCTGGACGATCTGTGCCAGCGGGTCAATATCAGCACCTCAGATCATCGGGAAGATTTTTACTACGTCGCCGACATCAAGGTAGACGATGTTGATTTCTCGTTGATGCCCGGCAGCGATGACAACGCCGGTGCGCTCCTGTTTTTCAGCGACTTCGGACTCATTCCCGTTGAATTCGAGACCATTGCGATGCGCCGCCTGCTGGAGGCCAACCTCGTCATGATGGGCGTGGGAAGGCCCAATTTCGGCATCAACTTCAGTACCGGACATGTCCTGCTCTCCGGGGCCGTACAAATTGCCGGCATGGATGGCGAAAAATTGCTGGCAATGCTCCGGCACTACGCCAGCAAGGCGAACACATGGCGGCAAAGCTATTTCATGCTGGACGAAGAACGTCAAAAAACGGCGTCGTCCAGCCCCGAGCGCAACCGTATGCTGAAGCAGTTCGAACGCGCGTCGACTAATTTTTAA
- a CDS encoding IS5 family transposase (programmed frameshift) codes for MARREELTDEQWAILEPLIPETPRRDDGRGRPELHSNRAVMNGILWVLRTGAAWCDLPDRFPSGTTCFRRFSRWVKSGVLRHILEALAQHLEEVGQINLSECFIDGTFVLAKKGAQRFGKTKRGKGTKLMVIADATGLPLGVHTSSASPHEVTLVEATLDEIVTVGRPERIIGDRAYDSDPLDQRLAAKGIELIAPHKSNRKRAVTQDGRALRRYRRRWKIERLFAWLNAFKRVLTRWERCADHYTGFVHLAFSIILMRRYL; via the exons ATGGCACGAAGAGAAGAACTAACAGACGAACAATGGGCGATTCTGGAGCCGCTGATACCAGAAACACCTAGACGTGATGATGGGCGTGGACGCCCGGAATTGCACAGCAACCGCGCCGTCATGAACGGGATTCTCTGGGTGCTACGCACCGGTGCGGCCTGGTGTGATTTGCCAGATCGGTTCCCCTCTGGCACGACATGCTTCCGAAGATTTTCGCGCTGGGTCAAGAGTGGCGTGCTACGGCACATACTCGAAGCACTGGCGCAACACCTCGAAGAGGTTGGCCAAATCAATCTTTCCGAATGCTTTATTGACGGCACGTTTGTGTTGGCAAAAAAAGGGGCCCAAAGGT TCGGAAAGACCAAGCGGGGCAAGGGTACGAAGCTCATGGTTATTGCAGACGCTACTGGTCTTCCACTCGGCGTGCACACGTCTTCTGCTAGCCCACATGAAGTCACCCTTGTCGAGGCTACCCTCGATGAGATTGTCACAGTGGGACGACCCGAACGAATTATTGGGGATCGCGCCTACGATAGTGATCCGCTCGATCAAAGACTTGCTGCCAAAGGCATTGAACTGATCGCACCACACAAGAGCAATCGAAAAAGAGCGGTCACTCAAGACGGCCGGGCGCTGCGCCGATACCGGCGCCGATGGAAGATCGAACGACTGTTTGCCTGGCTTAATGCCTTCAAGCGTGTACTTACCCGATGGGAGCGTTGCGCCGATCATTACACAGGCTTCGTTCATCTCGCTTTCTCCATAATCCTCATGCGGCGCTATTTATGA